Proteins found in one Hevea brasiliensis isolate MT/VB/25A 57/8 chromosome 18, ASM3005281v1, whole genome shotgun sequence genomic segment:
- the LOC110650206 gene encoding U-box domain-containing protein 11, producing the protein MEGRAGRGHLAPAAFLLNLVGEIVGMSPGNACGTTTNDRDLVFRKDCTDLLRRISLLTYFLEEIVDYKGESGPLDASNSSSSSSGNWYSDLVGALQAAKRLLSVAFDFSLTNNSDGATKKIAFQFQCVTWKLEKALANIPFDQFDISEEVYEQVALVRSQLQRATERYGSMNSRMISFALAESMDKEVDQVQKGNRLTRCGVNEKSASINHEATERLDTVSGSRGSKSHAADHITSESNEDDGSKKNNLAIKNTEDLKKPDAPTIPDDFLCPISLELMRDPVIVATGQTYERSYIQRWIDTGNATCPKTQQNLEHLTLTPNYVLRSLITQWCAEHNIEQPTGVANGRIKKSDGSFRDVSGDIAAIQALVRKLSSRSVEERRAAVSEIRSLSKRSTDNRILIAEAGAIPVLVNLLTTEDVSIQENAVTAILNLSIYENNKGLIMLAGAIPSIVQILRAGSVEARENAAATIFSLSLGDENKIIIGASGAIPALVELLENGSPRGKKDAATALFNLCIYQGNKGRAVRAGIIPALLKMLTDSRNFMADEALTILSVLASNQDAKVAIVKASTIPVLIDLLRTGQPRNKENAAAILLSLCKRDPENLACISRLGAIIPLMELAKSGTERAKRKATSLLEHLRKLQQP; encoded by the exons ATGGAAGGCCGTGCCGGTCGAGGTCACCTTGCTCCTGCCGCATTTCTCCTCAATCTCGTCGGGGAGATTGTCGGAATGTCCCCTGGAAATGCCTGTGGGACTACTACCAACGACCGTGATTTGGTGTTTAGAAAGGATTGCACGGATCTGCTGCGGAGGATATCTCTGCTCACGTATTTCCTCGAGGAGATTGTGGACTACAAGGGCGAATCTGGACCCTTAGATGCTTCTAATTCTTCTTCTTCGTCTTCTGGGAATTGGTACTCCGATCTAGTGGGGGCTCTCCAGGCTGCTAAGCGTCTCCTGTCGGTTGCTTTCGATTTCTCACTAACCAATAATTCT GATGGAGCCACCAAGAAAATTGCCTTCCAATTCCAATGCGTGACATGGAAACTAGAAAAGGCTTTGGCTAACATACCATTTGATCAGTTTGACATCTCAGAGGAAGTATATGAACAG GTTGCATTGGTGAGATCACAGTTGCAAAGAGCCACAGAAAGATATGGGTCAATGAATTCACGAATGATTTCTTTTGCCTTAGCTGAGTCAATGGACAAAGAAGTTGACCAAGTACAGAAGGGGAACAGGTTAACCAGATGTGGAGTTAATGAGAAAAGTGCTAGTATCAACCATGAAGCTACAGAAAGGCTGGACACTGTTTCAGGAAGTCGTGGATCAAAAAGCCATGCTGCAGATCACATCACGAGTGAATCAAATGAAGATGATGGCAGCAAGAAAAATAATTTGGCTATCAAGAATACGGAAGACTTAAAAAAGCCTGATGCACCCACAATCCCTGATGATTTTCTGTGCCCTATATCCTTGGAACTAATGAGGGATCCTGTTATTGTGGCCACAGGACAG ACTTATGAGAGGTCTTATATTCAAAGATGGATTGACACTGGGAATGCAACATGTCCAAAAACCCAGCAGAATCTTGAACATTTGACGCTGACTCCCAATTATGTTTTGAGAAGTCTAATAACTCAGTGGTGTGCAGAGCACAACATTGAGCAGCCAACAGGGGTAGCAAATGGGAGGATAAAAAAGAGCGATGGATCTTTTCGTGATGTAAGTGGTGATATAGCAGCCATCCAGGCACTTGTTCGCAAACTCTCAAGCAGATCTGTTGAGGAACGCAGAGCTGCTGTATCTGAGATCCGGTCACTATCCAAAAGAAGCACAGATAACAGGATACTAATAGCAGAAGCTGGAGCTATTCCTGTTCTGGTGAACCTTTTAACTACTGAAGATGTGTCAATACAAGAAAATGCGGTTACTGCCATTCTTAACCTCTCCATATATGAAAATAACAAGGGACTAATAATGCTTGCTGGTGCTATTCCTTCAATTGTCCAAATTCTCAGAGCTGGAAGTGTTGAAGCAAGAGAGAATGCAGCAGCTACAATTTTTAGCTTGTCACTTGGGGATGAGAACAAAATAATAATTGGTGCATCAGGGGCTATCCCTGCTTTGGTAGAATTGCTTGAAAATGGAAGCCCTAGAGGGAAGAAAGATGCTGCAACAGCCTTGTTTAATCTGTGCATTTATCAAGGGAACAAGGGCAGGGCCGTGAGGGCTGGAATTATTCCAGCATTATTAAAGATGCTTACAGATTCAAGAAATTTCATGGCTGATGAGGCTCTGACCATTCTTTCTGTTTTAGCTAGCAACCAAGATGCTAAGGTTGCTATAGTTAAGGCTAGCACTATACCTGTTCTCATTGATCTGTTGAGAACAGGTCAGCCCCGCAACAAAGAGAATGCGGCAGCCATTTTGCTTTCCTTGTGCAAGAGAGATCCTGAGAATCTTGCCTGTATAAGTAGGCTTGGTGCTATCATACCTTTGATGGAGCTTGCTAAAAGTGGAACAGAAAGGGCCAAGCGGAAGGCCACTTCATTGTTGGAGCATCTTCGAAAGCTACAGCAACCGTAG